A part of Dreissena polymorpha isolate Duluth1 chromosome 13, UMN_Dpol_1.0, whole genome shotgun sequence genomic DNA contains:
- the LOC127855525 gene encoding uncharacterized protein LOC127855525 isoform X17, with the protein MRTLLLISALTITRLISTALIAAASTDSTSTVLTSTTVQPTEASTDSTSTVLTSTIVQPTEASTDSTSTVLTSTTVQPVAAASTDSTSTVLTSTTVQPTEASTDSTSTVLTSTIVQPTEASTDSTSTVLTSTTVQPEEARTDSTSTVLTSTTVQPTEASTDSTSTVLTSTTVQPTEASTDSTSTVLTRTTVQPTESSTDSTSTVLKSTTVQPAAASTNSTSTVLTSSTVQPTEASTDSTSTVLTRTTVQPATASTDSASTVLTSTTVQPTEASTDSTSTVLTSTTVQPTEARTDSTSTVLTSTTVQPTEASTDSTSTVLTSTTVQPTEASTDSTSTVLTRTTVQPAAASTDSTSTVLAITTVQPAATITDSTSTVLTSTIVHPAAASTDSTSTVLASTTVQPAAASNDSTSTGLKSTTAQPAAASTDSTSTMLKSTTAQPASASTNSTSTVLTSTTVQPTAASTVSTSTILTSTTVQHVAPASTDSTSTVLTSTTVQPAAASTDSTSTMLKSTTAQPASASTNSTSTVLTSTTVQPTAASTVSTSTILTSTTVQHVAPASTDSTSTVLTSTTVQPAAASTDSTSTMLKSTTAQPAAASTSVTTISNGCRKRAVEEGECVANAECVKEGDAYLCKCKQGFVNQSSQCNKEEMSWGQNRGTSGRSFIVAYWLLIVTACVHLVQTVP; encoded by the exons ATGAGGACCCTGCTGCTTATAAGTGCACTGACCATCACCCGCTTGATTTCTACAGCTTTAATAG CAGCagcaagtactgattctacatcAACAGTGCTCACAAGTACAACTGTGCAACCTACAGAagcaagtactgattctacatcAACAGTGCTCACAAGTACAATTGTGCAACCTACAGAAGCAAGCACTGATTCTACATCAACAGTGCTCACAAGTACAACTGTGCAACCTGTAGCAGCagcaagtactgattctacatcAACAGTGCTCACAAGTACAACTGTGCAACCTACAGAagcaagtactgattctacatcAACAGTGCTCACAAGTACAATTGTGCAACCTACAGAAGCAAGCACTGATTCTACATCAACAGTGCTCACAAGTACAACTGTGCAACCTGAAGAAGCACGTACTGATTCTACATCAACAGTGCTCACAAGTACAACTGTGCAACCTACAGAAGCAAGTACTGATTCCACATCAACAGTGCTCACAAGTACAACTGTGCAACCTACAGAagcaagtactgattctacatcAACAGTGCTCACAAGAACAACTGTGCAACCTACAGAatcaagtactgattctacatcTACAGTGCTCAAAAGTACAACTGTGCAACCTGCAGCAGCCAGTACTAATTCTACATCAACAGTGCTCACAAGTTCAACTGTGCAACCTACAGAagcaagtactgattctacatcAACAGTGCTCACACGTACAACTGTGCAACCTGCAACAGCAAGTACTGATTCTGCATCAACAGTGCTCACAAGTACAACTGTGCAACCTACAGAagcaagtactgattctacatcAACAGTGCTCACAAGTACAACTGTGCAACCTACGGAAGCACGTACTGATTCTACATCAACAGTGCTCACAAGTACAACTGTGCAACCTACAGAagcaagtactgattctacatcAACAGTGCTCACAAGTACAACTGTGCAAC CTACAGAagcaagtactgattctacatcAACAGTGCTGACTCGTACAACTGTGCAACCTGCAGCagcaagtactgattctacatcAACAGTGCTCGCAATAACAACTGTGCAACCTGCAGCAACAATTACTGATTCTACATCAACAGTGCTCACAAGCACAATTGTGCATCCTGCTGCAGCAAGTACAGATTCTACATCAACAGTGCTCGCAAGTACAACTGTGCAACCTGCAGCAGCAAGTAATGATTCTACATCAACAGGTCTCAAAAGCACAACTGCGCAACCTGCAGCagcaagtactgattctacatcAACAATGCTCAAAAGCACAACTGCGCAACCTGCATCAGCAAGTACCAATTCTACATCAACAGTGCTCACAAGTACAACTGTGCAACCTACAGCAGCAAGTACTGTTTCGACATCAACAATTCTCACAAGTACAACTGTGCAACATGTAGCACCagcaagtactgattctacatcAACAGTGCTCACAAGCACAACTGTGCAAC CTGCAGCagcaagtactgattctacatcAACAATGCTCAAAAGCACAACTGCGCAACCTGCATCAGCAAGTACCAATTCTACATCAACAGTGCTCACAAGTACAACTGTGCAACCTACAGCAGCAAGTACTGTTTCGACATCAACAATTCTCACAAGTACAACTGTGCAACATGTAGCACCagcaagtactgattctacatcAACAGTGCTCACAAGCACAACTGTGCAAC CTGCAGCagcaagtactgattctacatcAACAATGCTCAAAAGCACAACTGCGCAACCTGCAGCAGCAAGTACGTCAGTAACAACGATTTCTAACGGCTGTCGGAAGAGAGCGGTCGAAGAGGGCGAGTGTGTGGCTAACGCTGAGTGTGTAAAAGAAGGGGACGCATACTTGTGCAAATGTAAGCAAGGATTCGTAAATCAATCATCGCAGTGTAACAAAGAag agATGTCATGGGGCCAAAACAGAGGAACTTCTGGTAGATCCTTCATTGTTGCGTACTGGTTATTGATTGTAACTGCATGCGTACATCTTGTTCAGACAGTACCATAG
- the LOC127855525 gene encoding uncharacterized protein LOC127855525 isoform X3, translating into MRTLLLISALTITRLISTALIAAASTDSTSTVLTSTTVQPTEASTDSTSTVLTSTIVQPTEASTDSTSTVLTSTTVQPVAAASTDSTSTVLTSTTVQPTEASTDSTSTVLTSTIVQPTEASTDSTSTVLTSTTVQPEEARTDSTSTVLTSTTVQPTEASTDSTSTVLTSTTVQPTEASTDSTSTVLTRTTVQPTESSTDSTSTVLKSTTVQPAAASTNSTSTVLTSSTVQPTEASTDSTSTVLTRTTVQPATASTDSASTVLTSTTVQPTEASTDSTSTVLTSTTVQPTEASTDSTSTVLTSTTVQPTEASTDSTSTVLKSTTVQPAAASTDSTSTVLTSSTVQPTEASTDSTSTVLTRTTVQPAAASTDSTSTVLAITTVQPAATITDSTSTVLTSTIVHPAAASTDSTSTVLASTTVQPAAASNDSTSTGLKSTTAQPAAASTDSTSTMLKSTTAQPASASTNSTSTVLTSTTVQPTAASTVSTSTILTSTTVQHVAPASTDSTSTVLTSTTVQPAAASTDSTSTMLKSTTAQPASASTNSTSTVLTSTTVQPTAASTVSTSTILTSTTVQHVAPASTDSTSTVLTSTTVQPAAASTDSTSTMLKSTTAQPAAASTSVTTISNGCRKRAVEEGECVANAECVKEGDAYLCKCKQGFVNQSSQCNKEEMSWGQNRGTSGRSFIVAYWLLIVTACVHLVQTVP; encoded by the exons ATGAGGACCCTGCTGCTTATAAGTGCACTGACCATCACCCGCTTGATTTCTACAGCTTTAATAG CAGCagcaagtactgattctacatcAACAGTGCTCACAAGTACAACTGTGCAACCTACAGAagcaagtactgattctacatcAACAGTGCTCACAAGTACAATTGTGCAACCTACAGAAGCAAGCACTGATTCTACATCAACAGTGCTCACAAGTACAACTGTGCAACCTGTAGCAGCagcaagtactgattctacatcAACAGTGCTCACAAGTACAACTGTGCAACCTACAGAagcaagtactgattctacatcAACAGTGCTCACAAGTACAATTGTGCAACCTACAGAAGCAAGCACTGATTCTACATCAACAGTGCTCACAAGTACAACTGTGCAACCTGAAGAAGCACGTACTGATTCTACATCAACAGTGCTCACAAGTACAACTGTGCAACCTACAGAAGCAAGTACTGATTCCACATCAACAGTGCTCACAAGTACAACTGTGCAACCTACAGAagcaagtactgattctacatcAACAGTGCTCACAAGAACAACTGTGCAACCTACAGAatcaagtactgattctacatcTACAGTGCTCAAAAGTACAACTGTGCAACCTGCAGCAGCCAGTACTAATTCTACATCAACAGTGCTCACAAGTTCAACTGTGCAACCTACAGAagcaagtactgattctacatcAACAGTGCTCACACGTACAACTGTGCAACCTGCAACAGCAAGTACTGATTCTGCATCAACAGTGCTCACAAGTACAACTGTGCAACCTACAGAagcaagtactgattctacatcAACAGTGCTCACAAGTACAACTGTGCAAC CTACAGAagcaagtactgattctacatcAACAGTGCTCACAAGTACAACTGTGCAACCTACAGAagcaagtactgattctacatcTACAGTGCTCAAAAGTACAACTGTGCAACCTGCAGCAGCCAGTACTGATTCTACATCAACAGTGCTCACAAGTTCAACTGTGCAACCTACAGAagcaagtactgattctacatcAACAGTGCTGACTCGTACAACTGTGCAACCTGCAGCagcaagtactgattctacatcAACAGTGCTCGCAATAACAACTGTGCAACCTGCAGCAACAATTACTGATTCTACATCAACAGTGCTCACAAGCACAATTGTGCATCCTGCTGCAGCAAGTACAGATTCTACATCAACAGTGCTCGCAAGTACAACTGTGCAACCTGCAGCAGCAAGTAATGATTCTACATCAACAGGTCTCAAAAGCACAACTGCGCAACCTGCAGCagcaagtactgattctacatcAACAATGCTCAAAAGCACAACTGCGCAACCTGCATCAGCAAGTACCAATTCTACATCAACAGTGCTCACAAGTACAACTGTGCAACCTACAGCAGCAAGTACTGTTTCGACATCAACAATTCTCACAAGTACAACTGTGCAACATGTAGCACCagcaagtactgattctacatcAACAGTGCTCACAAGCACAACTGTGCAAC CTGCAGCagcaagtactgattctacatcAACAATGCTCAAAAGCACAACTGCGCAACCTGCATCAGCAAGTACCAATTCTACATCAACAGTGCTCACAAGTACAACTGTGCAACCTACAGCAGCAAGTACTGTTTCGACATCAACAATTCTCACAAGTACAACTGTGCAACATGTAGCACCagcaagtactgattctacatcAACAGTGCTCACAAGCACAACTGTGCAAC CTGCAGCagcaagtactgattctacatcAACAATGCTCAAAAGCACAACTGCGCAACCTGCAGCAGCAAGTACGTCAGTAACAACGATTTCTAACGGCTGTCGGAAGAGAGCGGTCGAAGAGGGCGAGTGTGTGGCTAACGCTGAGTGTGTAAAAGAAGGGGACGCATACTTGTGCAAATGTAAGCAAGGATTCGTAAATCAATCATCGCAGTGTAACAAAGAag agATGTCATGGGGCCAAAACAGAGGAACTTCTGGTAGATCCTTCATTGTTGCGTACTGGTTATTGATTGTAACTGCATGCGTACATCTTGTTCAGACAGTACCATAG
- the LOC127855525 gene encoding uncharacterized protein LOC127855525 isoform X29, translating to MRTLLLISALTITRLISTALIAAASTDSTSTVLTSTTVQPTEASTDSTSTVLTSTIVQPTEASTDSTSTVLTSTTVQPVAAASTDSTSTVLTSTTVQPTEASTDSTSTVLTSTIVQPTEASTDSTSTVLTSTTVQPEEARTDSTSTVLTSTTVQPTEASTDSTSTVLTSTTVQPTEASTDSTSTVLTRTTVQPTESSTDSTSTVLKSTTVQPAAASTNSTSTVLTSSTVQPTEASTDSTSTVLTRTTVQPATASTDSASTVLTSTTVQPTEASTDSTSTVLTSTTVQPTEARTDSTSTVLTSTTVQPTEASTDSTSTVLTSTTVQPTEASTDSTSTVLKSTTVQPAAASTDSTSTVLTSSTVQPTEASTDSTSTVLTRTTVQPAAASTDSTSTVLAITTVQPAATITDSTSTVLTSTIVHPAAASTDSTSTVLASTTVQPAAASNDSTSTGLKSTTAQPAAASTDSTSTMLKSTTAQPASASTNSTSTVLTSTTVQPTAASTVSTSTILTSTTVQHVAPASTDSTSTVLTSTTVQPTAASTVSTSTILTSTTVQHVAPASTDSTSTVLTSTTVQPAAASTSVTTISNGCRKRAVEEGECVANAECVKEGDAYLCKCKQGFVNQSSQCNKEEMSWGQNRGTSGRSFIVAYWLLIVTACVHLVQTVP from the exons ATGAGGACCCTGCTGCTTATAAGTGCACTGACCATCACCCGCTTGATTTCTACAGCTTTAATAG CAGCagcaagtactgattctacatcAACAGTGCTCACAAGTACAACTGTGCAACCTACAGAagcaagtactgattctacatcAACAGTGCTCACAAGTACAATTGTGCAACCTACAGAAGCAAGCACTGATTCTACATCAACAGTGCTCACAAGTACAACTGTGCAACCTGTAGCAGCagcaagtactgattctacatcAACAGTGCTCACAAGTACAACTGTGCAACCTACAGAagcaagtactgattctacatcAACAGTGCTCACAAGTACAATTGTGCAACCTACAGAAGCAAGCACTGATTCTACATCAACAGTGCTCACAAGTACAACTGTGCAACCTGAAGAAGCACGTACTGATTCTACATCAACAGTGCTCACAAGTACAACTGTGCAACCTACAGAAGCAAGTACTGATTCCACATCAACAGTGCTCACAAGTACAACTGTGCAACCTACAGAagcaagtactgattctacatcAACAGTGCTCACAAGAACAACTGTGCAACCTACAGAatcaagtactgattctacatcTACAGTGCTCAAAAGTACAACTGTGCAACCTGCAGCAGCCAGTACTAATTCTACATCAACAGTGCTCACAAGTTCAACTGTGCAACCTACAGAagcaagtactgattctacatcAACAGTGCTCACACGTACAACTGTGCAACCTGCAACAGCAAGTACTGATTCTGCATCAACAGTGCTCACAAGTACAACTGTGCAACCTACAGAagcaagtactgattctacatcAACAGTGCTCACAAGTACAACTGTGCAACCTACGGAAGCACGTACTGATTCTACATCAACAGTGCTCACAAGTACAACTGTGCAACCTACAGAagcaagtactgattctacatcAACAGTGCTCACAAGTACAACTGTGCAACCTACAGAagcaagtactgattctacatcTACAGTGCTCAAAAGTACAACTGTGCAACCTGCAGCAGCCAGTACTGATTCTACATCAACAGTGCTCACAAGTTCAACTGTGCAACCTACAGAagcaagtactgattctacatcAACAGTGCTGACTCGTACAACTGTGCAACCTGCAGCagcaagtactgattctacatcAACAGTGCTCGCAATAACAACTGTGCAACCTGCAGCAACAATTACTGATTCTACATCAACAGTGCTCACAAGCACAATTGTGCATCCTGCTGCAGCAAGTACAGATTCTACATCAACAGTGCTCGCAAGTACAACTGTGCAACCTGCAGCAGCAAGTAATGATTCTACATCAACAGGTCTCAAAAGCACAACTGCGCAACCTGCAGCagcaagtactgattctacatcAACAATGCTCAAAAGCACAACTGCGCAACCTGCATCAGCAAGTACCAATTCTACATCAACAGTGCTCACAAGTACAACTGTGCAACCTACAGCAGCAAGTACTGTTTCGACATCAACAATTCTCACAAGTACAACTGTGCAACATGTAGCACCagcaagtactgattctacatcAACAGTGCTCACAAGCACAACTGTGCAAC CTACAGCAGCAAGTACTGTTTCGACATCAACAATTCTCACAAGTACAACTGTGCAACATGTAGCACCagcaagtactgattctacatcAACAGTGCTCACAAGCACAACTGTGCAAC CTGCAGCAGCAAGTACGTCAGTAACAACGATTTCTAACGGCTGTCGGAAGAGAGCGGTCGAAGAGGGCGAGTGTGTGGCTAACGCTGAGTGTGTAAAAGAAGGGGACGCATACTTGTGCAAATGTAAGCAAGGATTCGTAAATCAATCATCGCAGTGTAACAAAGAag agATGTCATGGGGCCAAAACAGAGGAACTTCTGGTAGATCCTTCATTGTTGCGTACTGGTTATTGATTGTAACTGCATGCGTACATCTTGTTCAGACAGTACCATAG
- the LOC127855525 gene encoding uncharacterized protein LOC127855525 isoform X36, producing the protein MRTLLLISALTITRLISTALIAAASTDSTSTVLTSTTVQPTEASTDSTSTVLTSTIVQPTEASTDSTSTVLTSTTVQPVAAASTDSTSTVLTSTTVQPTEASTDSTSTVLTSTIVQPTEASTDSTSTVLTSTTVQPEEARTDSTSTVLTSTTVQPTEASTDSTSTVLTSTTVQPTEASTDSTSTVLTRTTVQPTESSTDSTSTVLKSTTVQPAAASTNSTSTVLTSSTVQPTEASTDSTSTVLTSTTVQPTEASTDSTSTVLTSTTVQPTEASTDSTSTVLKSTTVQPAAASTDSTSTVLTSSTVQPTEASTDSTSTVLTRTTVQPAAASTDSTSTVLAITTVQPAATITDSTSTVLTSTIVHPAAASTDSTSTVLASTTVQPAAASNDSTSTGLKSTTAQPAAASTDSTSTMLKSTTAQPASASTNSTSTVLTSTTVQPTAASTVSTSTILTSTTVQHVAPASTDSTSTVLTSTTVQPAAASTDSTSTMLKSTTAQPASASTNSTSTVLTSTTVQPTAASTVSTSTILTSTTVQHVAPASTDSTSTVLTSTTVQPAAASTDSTSTMLKSTTAQPAAASTSVTTISNGCRKRAVEEGECVANAECVKEGDAYLCKCKQGFVNQSSQCNKEEMSWGQNRGTSGRSFIVAYWLLIVTACVHLVQTVP; encoded by the exons ATGAGGACCCTGCTGCTTATAAGTGCACTGACCATCACCCGCTTGATTTCTACAGCTTTAATAG CAGCagcaagtactgattctacatcAACAGTGCTCACAAGTACAACTGTGCAACCTACAGAagcaagtactgattctacatcAACAGTGCTCACAAGTACAATTGTGCAACCTACAGAAGCAAGCACTGATTCTACATCAACAGTGCTCACAAGTACAACTGTGCAACCTGTAGCAGCagcaagtactgattctacatcAACAGTGCTCACAAGTACAACTGTGCAACCTACAGAagcaagtactgattctacatcAACAGTGCTCACAAGTACAATTGTGCAACCTACAGAAGCAAGCACTGATTCTACATCAACAGTGCTCACAAGTACAACTGTGCAACCTGAAGAAGCACGTACTGATTCTACATCAACAGTGCTCACAAGTACAACTGTGCAACCTACAGAAGCAAGTACTGATTCCACATCAACAGTGCTCACAAGTACAACTGTGCAACCTACAGAagcaagtactgattctacatcAACAGTGCTCACAAGAACAACTGTGCAACCTACAGAatcaagtactgattctacatcTACAGTGCTCAAAAGTACAACTGTGCAACCTGCAGCAGCCAGTACTAATTCTACATCAACAGTGCTCACAAGTTCAACTGTGCAAC CTACAGAagcaagtactgattctacatcAACAGTGCTCACAAGTACAACTGTGCAAC CTACAGAagcaagtactgattctacatcAACAGTGCTCACAAGTACAACTGTGCAACCTACAGAagcaagtactgattctacatcTACAGTGCTCAAAAGTACAACTGTGCAACCTGCAGCAGCCAGTACTGATTCTACATCAACAGTGCTCACAAGTTCAACTGTGCAACCTACAGAagcaagtactgattctacatcAACAGTGCTGACTCGTACAACTGTGCAACCTGCAGCagcaagtactgattctacatcAACAGTGCTCGCAATAACAACTGTGCAACCTGCAGCAACAATTACTGATTCTACATCAACAGTGCTCACAAGCACAATTGTGCATCCTGCTGCAGCAAGTACAGATTCTACATCAACAGTGCTCGCAAGTACAACTGTGCAACCTGCAGCAGCAAGTAATGATTCTACATCAACAGGTCTCAAAAGCACAACTGCGCAACCTGCAGCagcaagtactgattctacatcAACAATGCTCAAAAGCACAACTGCGCAACCTGCATCAGCAAGTACCAATTCTACATCAACAGTGCTCACAAGTACAACTGTGCAACCTACAGCAGCAAGTACTGTTTCGACATCAACAATTCTCACAAGTACAACTGTGCAACATGTAGCACCagcaagtactgattctacatcAACAGTGCTCACAAGCACAACTGTGCAAC CTGCAGCagcaagtactgattctacatcAACAATGCTCAAAAGCACAACTGCGCAACCTGCATCAGCAAGTACCAATTCTACATCAACAGTGCTCACAAGTACAACTGTGCAACCTACAGCAGCAAGTACTGTTTCGACATCAACAATTCTCACAAGTACAACTGTGCAACATGTAGCACCagcaagtactgattctacatcAACAGTGCTCACAAGCACAACTGTGCAAC CTGCAGCagcaagtactgattctacatcAACAATGCTCAAAAGCACAACTGCGCAACCTGCAGCAGCAAGTACGTCAGTAACAACGATTTCTAACGGCTGTCGGAAGAGAGCGGTCGAAGAGGGCGAGTGTGTGGCTAACGCTGAGTGTGTAAAAGAAGGGGACGCATACTTGTGCAAATGTAAGCAAGGATTCGTAAATCAATCATCGCAGTGTAACAAAGAag agATGTCATGGGGCCAAAACAGAGGAACTTCTGGTAGATCCTTCATTGTTGCGTACTGGTTATTGATTGTAACTGCATGCGTACATCTTGTTCAGACAGTACCATAG
- the LOC127855525 gene encoding uncharacterized protein LOC127855525 isoform X31 gives MRTLLLISALTITRLISTALIAAASTDSTSTVLTSTTVQPTEASTDSTSTVLTSTIVQPTEASTDSTSTVLTSTTVQPVAAASTDSTSTVLTSTTVQPTEASTDSTSTVLTSTIVQPTEASTDSTSTVLTSTTVQPEEARTDSTSTVLTSTTVQPTEASTDSTSTVLTSTTVQPTEASTDSTSTVLTRTTVQPTESSTDSTSTVLKSTTVQPAAASTNSTSTVLTSSTVQPTEASTDSTSTVLTRTTVQPATASTDSASTVLTSTTVQPTEASTDSTSTVLTSTTVQPTEARTDSTSTVLTSTTVQPTEASTDSTSTVLTSTTVQPAAASTDSTSTVLAITTVQPAATITDSTSTVLTSTIVHPAAASTDSTSTVLASTTVQPAAASNDSTSTGLKSTTAQPAAASTDSTSTMLKSTTAQPASASTNSTSTVLTSTTVQPTAASTVSTSTILTSTTVQHVAPASTDSTSTVLTSTTVQPAAASTDSTSTMLKSTTAQPASASTNSTSTVLTSTTVQPTAASTVSTSTILTSTTVQHVAPASTDSTSTVLTSTTVQPAAASTDSTSTMLKSTTAQPAAASTSVTTISNGCRKRAVEEGECVANAECVKEGDAYLCKCKQGFVNQSSQCNKEEMSWGQNRGTSGRSFIVAYWLLIVTACVHLVQTVP, from the exons ATGAGGACCCTGCTGCTTATAAGTGCACTGACCATCACCCGCTTGATTTCTACAGCTTTAATAG CAGCagcaagtactgattctacatcAACAGTGCTCACAAGTACAACTGTGCAACCTACAGAagcaagtactgattctacatcAACAGTGCTCACAAGTACAATTGTGCAACCTACAGAAGCAAGCACTGATTCTACATCAACAGTGCTCACAAGTACAACTGTGCAACCTGTAGCAGCagcaagtactgattctacatcAACAGTGCTCACAAGTACAACTGTGCAACCTACAGAagcaagtactgattctacatcAACAGTGCTCACAAGTACAATTGTGCAACCTACAGAAGCAAGCACTGATTCTACATCAACAGTGCTCACAAGTACAACTGTGCAACCTGAAGAAGCACGTACTGATTCTACATCAACAGTGCTCACAAGTACAACTGTGCAACCTACAGAAGCAAGTACTGATTCCACATCAACAGTGCTCACAAGTACAACTGTGCAACCTACAGAagcaagtactgattctacatcAACAGTGCTCACAAGAACAACTGTGCAACCTACAGAatcaagtactgattctacatcTACAGTGCTCAAAAGTACAACTGTGCAACCTGCAGCAGCCAGTACTAATTCTACATCAACAGTGCTCACAAGTTCAACTGTGCAACCTACAGAagcaagtactgattctacatcAACAGTGCTCACACGTACAACTGTGCAACCTGCAACAGCAAGTACTGATTCTGCATCAACAGTGCTCACAAGTACAACTGTGCAACCTACAGAagcaagtactgattctacatcAACAGTGCTCACAAGTACAACTGTGCAACCTACGGAAGCACGTACTGATTCTACATCAACAGTGCTCACAAGTACAACTGTGCAACCTACAGAagcaagtactgattctacatcAACAGTGCTCACAAGTACAACTGTGCAAC CTGCAGCagcaagtactgattctacatcAACAGTGCTCGCAATAACAACTGTGCAACCTGCAGCAACAATTACTGATTCTACATCAACAGTGCTCACAAGCACAATTGTGCATCCTGCTGCAGCAAGTACAGATTCTACATCAACAGTGCTCGCAAGTACAACTGTGCAACCTGCAGCAGCAAGTAATGATTCTACATCAACAGGTCTCAAAAGCACAACTGCGCAACCTGCAGCagcaagtactgattctacatcAACAATGCTCAAAAGCACAACTGCGCAACCTGCATCAGCAAGTACCAATTCTACATCAACAGTGCTCACAAGTACAACTGTGCAACCTACAGCAGCAAGTACTGTTTCGACATCAACAATTCTCACAAGTACAACTGTGCAACATGTAGCACCagcaagtactgattctacatcAACAGTGCTCACAAGCACAACTGTGCAAC CTGCAGCagcaagtactgattctacatcAACAATGCTCAAAAGCACAACTGCGCAACCTGCATCAGCAAGTACCAATTCTACATCAACAGTGCTCACAAGTACAACTGTGCAACCTACAGCAGCAAGTACTGTTTCGACATCAACAATTCTCACAAGTACAACTGTGCAACATGTAGCACCagcaagtactgattctacatcAACAGTGCTCACAAGCACAACTGTGCAAC CTGCAGCagcaagtactgattctacatcAACAATGCTCAAAAGCACAACTGCGCAACCTGCAGCAGCAAGTACGTCAGTAACAACGATTTCTAACGGCTGTCGGAAGAGAGCGGTCGAAGAGGGCGAGTGTGTGGCTAACGCTGAGTGTGTAAAAGAAGGGGACGCATACTTGTGCAAATGTAAGCAAGGATTCGTAAATCAATCATCGCAGTGTAACAAAGAag agATGTCATGGGGCCAAAACAGAGGAACTTCTGGTAGATCCTTCATTGTTGCGTACTGGTTATTGATTGTAACTGCATGCGTACATCTTGTTCAGACAGTACCATAG